A window of Glycine soja cultivar W05 chromosome 13, ASM419377v2, whole genome shotgun sequence genomic DNA:
TATAGCCAAGAAGTCCCCATAAATAGACCAAGTAATCCTACACCTACAcctattttcaaaatatgatgAATGTGATTCCAGAATTGAGCATTTATCTAATAACtagattaattttacaaaaggaaaagaaaaataaaacccaAATGAGCGTATTTTTGCTTACCAATGGCAACCTTGGTAAATACATTATATCGCTGCTTTGGTTggcatcctccaccttctatTGTTCCATTTCCGATTAGTCCATCGGGGCAGAAACATTCGAAAGACCCACGGACTTCGCGACAATAATCTTCCCTTGAACAATTGTGTCTCCTGGTCGTACATTCCAAAATTTCTACAAGCATATAATATTCataggaattaaaattaaataataatacatgATCGTCTTTTTCACAAATACATATCATTTCTCTCTGTTGCTCTCTTCCTAGTAGATCATAAATCCAATCATGCCtaaatttttctctatttttttctttttcgggTGTTGTATTCTATATATTAGGATTTTAAGGAAATATGTAAATTAATGTTTGAGGAATAAACTTTAGGTGCTGTATTCTATAAATTAGGATTTTAAGAGGTCTTTtcgtggaaaaaaaaattgtgatatttaattaagatttttaaatgataaaaaaatttgtgatatttaatcaagaatattaagatttttttagatGACAGTGAAATCCAGTGATATatcttttaattgaaattttttacaaCTATAAAAAAGTAGATGAAATAATCTTGTTTGTAAAAGTGAATGCTAAGGGGGTCTAgtagattaggatttcaaaagatttaaaaagattatttttttataaaaaaatcttgtggTAGTCAATCATGATTTTTAGATGGTATAATTAAGTCCTGTGGTATTCAATTAAAACTCTTAAGATTTTTAAGAAGGGCAACAAAATTTAGTAGTAttcaattaggatttttttataatttatacaaaaagtattttgatattcaaaaatatataaattttgatgaattGTTTTTTAAGATGAATTTCGATGGATTTCATCttacattttaatataaaatatctatCAAGCAATCTCCACAAATCCTTGAGATTTTGCTAgactatttattttcattttatgttggttaccaaatttttttctctcatcacGCATATCATGTTCTCGCGTCAATACTCAGCACAAAAATGACATATATTCAATTGAAAGAGGTACCAAACAATAATATTCTTCAATATGCATGTGTCATATATGTTTTTCATAttcttttggaataaaaaaaatgtcaaatatattATTCCCCCTCTatccttttccattttttttttctaaattaaattaatgtgtgTCTTATGTGTCAAAGCTGACCATGTTTTTCTTATACTAACTATATTCATAATCTGCACTGGATGTAATATTTTTGTGACTGTCATCTTTAATTTTGTCCTCTACATATACTCAATAACCTTTATGCAAATTTTCAATCTCACCGCATCCTTCTAGTATATGTTTATAATGAACTCCTTTAAACATATCATTAGATTTATCATGGAATAATTGgagtaattttaataaaattttgaaaatcaatctaaatttttaaatatattatgtaaatccaaaagtgagaatgaaaagatattatTACAAAGAGGGTTAGTATATGAGAACATAAagttataatcaatttaattattaaaaaataatttttttattggttttattttttttatctaaatctaattatttcttttttttactaactcttatcattttaaatatatttctgaaAATTGACATTGCCctttcaaatcttataaatctataaaaaaaattcaaatcttttaaattcttatgatatataaatcaattaaaatctaaattgtcataaaaatcttgaaaaaaaaCCTAATTAGTTATAATATTCTTAtgtaatctttaaattttttatattaaaagaatcttttaaaatcttaatttaatACCCTCTTGATCTTATGTGACTGCATAAGTATGTCAAAATTGTGAATGATAAGAGTTATCCGAAGAAAATAGGTGAATTTATATTTAGGGGTAAATTAAATTACCTGTGCAGCCAAGATATGAATTTCCTTCATAGCCATCTTTACATCTGCATCGGTAACCATAATCAGTGTCGCCGTCGTCGCAATAGCTATTCGCCTTGCACGCGTAGTCGCCTCTACCCATGGAATCCTTACAGCTTTTGTCTCCCGCAGTCCAATCAATAACCATGGGGAGCGTCTTGTTTGGGAAACTTTGTAAATGAGTAgtagaaaatttataaaaccCATTTCTGACAACAAAGGAATAACTGCATGTTGAATTGAAGAAGGTAGTTGATGAGGCATTTACACCACTACTATCCGTCCCTGATTGGACGAAAGAAGATGCTTCTACAGTGATATTCCTCATTAGAGGAGGAATATCTACCTGGCAACACCCTATACCCCAACAAGTTTCATTATCAATCAAGTTGTTATTGCCATAACATCTCGTTAAGCACCCTGTTGAATACAAATCCCCATCGAAGTAACTATTGAGATAGCCATAACTATCGCAGCCTACAGTGAGGaacttgttttcctttcttgAAATGCTGAACCTGCCTGTTTTAATCCAGGGCTTATTAAAGGCTTTTTCTTTACTGCAAAACTCTGAGACGAAAAAGGATACCACCATCTGATGACTTGTGACATTTATATTTGAAACTTCCAAGTTAGCCCAAAGTAATTTTTTGGAGCTGTCGTTGCAAGTAAGTTCAAACTTTGACTGCAAGAAACAGGGCTTGTGATCTGGTAAAGATGAGTATCCTATACCGAATGGATATGAAATTTCGACATCTCCACAAGAGGATTTGCAGCCAGAAAGGGCTGCTTGGTTCAGTGAAGAAGGTGTGACTTCAGAAAGGGTTCGATCAGGTGCAACAGCAACTACCATGGCCAGGGCTAATGCAAACATTAACACCCGACACAATTGCAAGCAGTATTCCATTGTCTACAATAATCACAAATTAGAAAATAGGCCTATGGCAGGGATGCTTTAGGATCTTGTGTTGTGTGCCTAGTGGATTCAGGGTTTGACTTTTATAAGGGTTAATTATAATGATTACACTATGATTTGTTTGTATTACActcgtaagtttttttttttcgcaTTACTTTTAAGTTTATCTTTTAACTTCATGAATTCTcttagtaaattttaaaaaaaaaaattaatagtcatttatgaaaaaaaaataaagacaaaaaaaaaatgatgtttaaaTAGTGACATAAAGGATTTTGTCAAACTATTTTAATACTAAATTATATAATCTTTTGAATTTacataattgaattttaaattttgattgagtttgctaaaatttaatgtaaattattatacacCCATACACTTTTTAGTCATTTTAACatagaataattataaaattaaaattaacaaataagagtattttagataataaaaaattcattaaaaatcacATGTTCGTTATGTGATAATCTCATACTAACATTTCTtatgtttaaaatatcaaaGGTGATCAATGAAATGTCAAATCAAtcattctaatattttttatagaattcAAAAAAGCATAAATATCccatataataaaaacaaatcacAAGAATAATCATTGTAACTTTCTTTATCTATAAACtcgatttttttgttttcctgtGGGCTGTTGACATAAGGAAGAAGGGAAACAATGGaaacaaataacagaaataAGAATCAGTCATGTGGAATCAGTCATCGAAAGAAATATAGACGCGTCCACCAATTATTCAATTTTGTCGGCTAAAAATACAGTAATAAGAATCAGTCATGAGGATTAAGGGAAGAAAGTGAGGGAGAAAGAGATATAAATGTAGACGTTTCTGACGAAAGCACGTAAAAATCAAAAACtgctatttaaataaaaaagtgtaatttgaaaattatttacaccatatatggatgactttgttttttttatatgggTTGTAGttataaatcttataaattaatataaaaagtgattttttataatgtaaaagttattttttttacctcaggtataactataattaatgtaaaaaaaataaaatcaattatgtCATGTAAATAATTATGACACCTTATCTTATTATTAAGAACCTATGAATGGAcgtaaaaataacatattaataagtGAAATTCATTTTCTATTCATTGTCATGTTTTTAGAATACATATCAAGCCATTTctagttcttttatttttaagctAGACATagttttattgaaattttgggtgaaagtgaaaaatattTCTCCCTCTGATCCTAATTATAAAttccaaattaaaattatgactcGGTCATTTTTATAAGGTTCAATCTAAAATATttcttgcattaattatttgtcatattacaaaaaatatttgtagttAAAGTCGATACTAGAATGACTTGACaatgagaaaaatataattcattaattttattagttttatttacaaGGATAGTTTTTGTTCTTACCAAAACGGAACCTTGACACGTTAGAGTTGAcgtcactattagaaaatacactttcaacatcggttatttagaatattctacatcgattctaaaatcgatgttgaaagtgacgatgttgaatgtatgaatgttaacatcggttttggagaaccgatgttaacatacatatgacaacatcggttctccaaatacccgatgttaaacacaatgaacaacaacaaaaaaagtgtaggcatgatgaacgttgacatcggttttccagtaaaaccgatgttaatatgttagtttaacatcggttttctagaataaccgatgttaatgtatgccCTTAACATCCGTTTTTctagataaccgatgtcaacgttgatgatgcttacacttatttggtgtagttctttgtgtataacattggttaattataaataatcgatgttactattcaaatattcgcatcggttatttataattaaccgatgttaatgtacaatagttgacatcggttatccacagataaccgatgttaaaatacaaacgctgacatctgttatacacaaaaaactgatgttaatatacaaacgttaacatcggttttctattataactgatgttggttatgatattaacatcggtttttgttaataaccgatgttgttttcaaatattttttttatatatactttctgtttttacagtaaatccaaaattgtacctgtcaaatgcaatttcaggaggcccaattcacagcaaataaacattttattatgctttcaagcagttttaatgataataaacatcaaataattgatttatatattataaagaacaatcaacaaatgaattcaatgttcgtgttacatagaaaatgtaaaaaatgttaaaaaatgtccctaaatcctaggcctgatctctaactcggagataaaattGTGCCCACTGaatccgcaatgcttttaatctctcgggctccaatggtctagggtcgttaaaatactgcatgattaaataaatcatattaagttaataatgtaatacaaattataaataaatcgattttctttgaaataaacttaccgcttcccaattatttctaaaacttcctaaaatgatggtggacatccagtgcatgacatagtagctgcactcagtagttcctttttgtctattacactaaatacataatgaaatttggatattaattaaacaactagtgtacagacacataaagaaatatatataagtgaaagttttatgtaaatgacttaccttgacgacaatccacctagcaggagcctttgatttaggctatggagcatcatcaagacccttgatagcactgttccatatgagtaacaattaaaaactggtgttgtacgttgaggtattacaatgcaaatgtattgaaaagaacactaacctattaataatccccttaaggtagttgtctggcctgttatgcaatgaacaaaaccagacaactaagtgttccttgggcaggatgaccaccatctgccaatgtccgctgcagtggaacctaaaatgggttagtacattagtaaacattaattaaattttgttattttgtgacttacccatttaggtaggctccaagatacacatcgcgttgtgaactatgcatccaactctttatgtaactttcagattcaaactgcgattgcccagacctctgaatggactgaggcTCGAGAAATCCATAGATAtaagaattccccgctcgcatacatgtttcagtgagatgcctgtttatgttaagtcaaagttaaatatttatgaattgaaagccataacttaggtaaataaaagccttttatataaagacttacagaatccacaactgtaacactgatatgctgagacattgaccaccgtgtgcgatttcggagaggtcttcgtgctttatgtacagggggaaatctggattaacgaccccgaatacggtggcatcccatctaacctgataaggcctcaagaaaagctttgggatggtcaatgtcatcagataaagcggatcatcgacctccggatcgggcttcggaggtggttttggcggagacacaactacctgttcatgaaacaaagttaaatagcctaatttgaaaagaagaaacatttagtaaggacaataagtacctgctgtgataaagacttgaccagatgtgtcggccaagcaaggaaggtgtgaagtgcctgccccactaaggaaacctcatcagtgggtacaggaactgaagcatctgcatctctaacctcctccacactcacctttacttggccaagcAACAAAGGAGtattatgaacaacagtggatccctcataaactctcccgatggcaaccaggcgggcaggatctgcttctatgtacaagtcGCACCTTTCAGAGTCACcggtctcaggatcgtttcctgagggatcaacacaactcccctttgtgctcactcgaggaccggagggaccaggaccaaccagaggctcaggaggcactgcaaatccctgagattgcatctgcgactgaaggtggctgaaggatgccatgacctgcctcgtcactttctctgtgatggactcctctagctggtccctgatctgcTGAGTCAGCTGGTGTAATTCGTCAGGAGGCAAGGAGGAAGCGctgcgggacgtccgtggagccgatcaaaagtattgcttgatggtgacaccggctccaataCCACgaacacgtccagggtgctctggacgtccaatagcagcggccagaacatcctgacgtccatgggggacggacgatccctgtgtggcctgctcctcaaacgaatcctgcacagaaaacacacagtggtacatggcattctcaaaatattcaaacataattgtaatggttagttgaacatgacttacaatcttctcggcgatttcctttgcggcctcagtcgtcatctcccctgtcttcttcgtgtgggccatcttccacttcacgtggtgtctgaccggggatggagggtcgatgacgccatcaacgcttcctgactgtgcagcttcctgcatcttcttcttggtcttctcagccaggagcttctgctccaaataatcataacccccacgagacaaaacgtggggggcagtattctgcttctggatggcttgtgccttcatgcgcacatcctgaaaaaattaaacaataatgtttgaaatgggtagaatgaagtataacaacatcatgtttaatatgaaaaacaacttaaatggcaaaggaacatacctcccaagaagggtctttgcgagtctggcaaaactgggcccacttttcctagctgatgccgtatttgtcacagacagtgtcctcgacactgtcctgatcggctgcaagggcccatttcctcgtgaggtctgatttaaactgcctccatctctcccccacggtctgtagtaacttctttttcgtcctactgtcagaagcctctgggatatcaaattccgcctgacaacatgaaacaaagtttatttgttacaataatgaaatttttaggctattaattacacacaatcaaataagaaaagagaaatacctgaatatcctcccaaatcaggtccttctgagcagtagggacctccttccagttctcgtaggtgatgtccaccttatcacgtgtcacaatccccaaatatgttcttaatttcttcttgtggggaccgtcggccttccctgtagcaggatcaacatgcaccactggtctctcaacaccaggtggtctagtggacaacgatcgtaggcgtgaggctttgcgtgtccgcttcacggcagacgtcgaagccgatgcgtccgaagtaggaggaggaggaggaggagaaggaggagaaggaggagaaggaggaggaggaggaggaggaggaggaggaggaggaggagtggaggcaggtggagaacccatgatcttttatacaataacatacaaaattggattaatgaaaagaggattagtgataagttttttttggaaggcaaaagtataagattattaaacaaaaccccaccacataaggagacaagacaaattaaccaaaggactctgaaagataggtagttgtgctttttaattgtgatttcatccatgttttctttgatattgattttcttaggacttcatccatgttttgacagcatttgattttcttttttgcagaaaagaaagaggggaacgagcaacaatttgaaggttgtacattcatgaactaaagaattcaaaatagctagtaataagagggatttgtttttgagattttctgagcaccaagagcggctacgcaagaagcttgcacttgaggagggaaggatatttgcagttaatgaacaactttcttaactatttgtccttcagattttactgttttttttttcttatatgtaaatataaataatataaggttatgccatagggacatggtcatttttacccctaacaatcttagaagtaaatatagaccatgtttttacggaatacccttataccatttatatttacatattagcaaaaagaaacagtaaaatcttaaggacaaatagttaagaaacttgttcattagctgcaaatatccttccctcctcaagtgcaaacttcttgcgtagccgctcttggtgctcagaaaatcccaaaaacaaatccctcttattactagctattttgaattatttagttcctgaatatacaaccttcaaattgttgctcgttcccctctttgagaatgaggaggatcttcataggacttcatccagctgatgtttgtcggcagtttcatcatccaccacccttttcttctgtgccttctcacgttcattgttgttcaacccatatttatgccttcttcccttcatgtcttgtttgatCACAAAtttagctgaatctcccatcttcagcatagttgaatctcctgtcttattgtccaatgccacattttgatggcctgtatctcttttgttTGTATGTTCTACTGCTTTAGCTTcacaatgcatagagcaatcagaatttttgagtcatcaccaaaggcttctgcatcagcattaacactctccaccctctttggtttatgcttctgtgttttcttccatgcttcctccttataattctcagatttattggaggtcccactagaaggatcagcaccaatccgtgcctgttcctcctctaccagctcaatatctttcctttcacctttgcttttgaaaactacactgtaatttacaaaacaaaagttgaaaggaaagatattgacctgatagacgaggaagaagcacagattggtggtgatcgttctagtgcaacctcgaataaagctgagatttataacgaggaggcacggaagaaaacgcagaagcataaaccaaagagggtggagagtgtcaatgctgatgcagaagcctttggtgatcactcggaaattctgattgctttatgcattctgaagctgaagcactagaacatacgaagaaaagagatacaggtcATCAAAGTGTGGCATTGGACAATGAGACAGGAGtttcaactatgctgaagatgggagattcaactaaagttgtgataaaacaagacatgaagggaagagagcataaatatgggtttaacaacaatgaacgtgagaagccagagaagaaaagggtggtggatgatgaaactggcgacaaacatgagctggatgaagtcctaaggaggcaaattgaaacaaaaaaccgatgcctcaataagagaaaaatgtagttgtcacttactaggtttggtgacctttgtctctgcagaaaattacattagccaatgttaatcaattctcattcatcatgatcatttcgatttgcatgtataattgaacaaatttgttatcaaacttttgtgtgtgtgtgtgtgtgtgtgtgtgtgtgtgtttgtatgatgagtgtgtgtgtgtgtgtctctgtGTGTTATGTTTCTAATTTAAAGTTCTAAGCTGTTTATTTTGTCTCaggatgatgatgataacaCTGTTCTCCATATAGCAGcagaaacaacaaaaatgatACGTGAAAATCTTGATTAGCTCATTGTATGCTTGGGAATCCTAATGCTGATGTATTAGTCAGAAACTACTGCCAAGTTGCAGCTCTGTGCACTCATTGTCATtagattttgataatttatatcACTTGCAAAGCATGACAGCAAGTTTTCTTTTGGATTGAATTtcctttaatttctatattagtAACACTGGAggtgaagtaaaaaaaagtaatcaattaccaggacAGAAGAATTTATCAGCCAATTTCTCAAAGGGGGTCCTGTCGTTGTAAATATACCTGCATCATTATCAACACAAGCATAagattgttgtgtgtttttttttatcagccaaaaatataatatattcattaataagtaccagaggtactaaattgATACATATTTGTATAAGTACGAATCATAGCTGATTCTCTAACAAGCCTTGATATTATACAAGCTGAAAGAAAACTATGGAGCTGGGTAGcaggaaatttttaaaatgaatattctGTCTTATAACATTAGAGGGCTTGGTAGAGGTATAAAGTGGGCCTCTATTAGGAGATTGGTTGGGAAACACAAGATAGACCTCCTCTGTTTGCAAGAAACAAAGAGGGACTCTTTGGATAAGGCACTGTGCCAGACTTTGTGGGGTCAATCAGACTTTGAATGGGAATGGATCCCTGCTGTGAATACTGCTGGGGGTTTATTGTGTATCTGGAACAATAATAATTTCCAGATTGAGGTCAAAACTGCTGAAAGGGGATTCATTATGTTGGAGGGGATTTGGATGGCAGAAATGCAGAGAGTCGTGGTGGCCAACATTTATGCTCCTTGTGAGATATAAAGCAAAAGACAATTGTGGGAGAAGCTGTACTCAAGGAAGAGCCAGTCCCAGATTCAGTCTTGGTGCCTGGTGGGAGACTTTAATTGCATTAGACACCCAGCAGAAAGATTGGGAAGTAGACACTCCAATTCAGAAGCTAACCTTATAGCTAAATTTAATGATTGGTTGGCTGAAATGGAGATAGATGATATCCCCTGTGTGGGGAAGCCTTTCACTTGGGTTAGGCCTAATGGCTCTTGCAAGAGTAAGCTAGATAGAGTGTTAGTTTCTAATGACTGGCTATCTAAGTGGCCTGATAGCTCCCAATTCAATCTTGAAAGGAACTATTCAGATCACCGCCCCATCCTAATGAATTCTAAATGCACTGATTGGGGCCCTAAGCCTTTTAGGGTCTTTGATGCTTGGCTGTCTAACAAGGACTACACTAAGGTGGTTAGGGATTGCTGGTCTGCAAATCATAGGCTAAAAATGCAAACTTCAGAACCTCAAACATAGGCTAAAAACCTGGAGCAGAGATAATTGTGGAGACCTAGGCAACAAGGTGAAGCAAACTCAGAAAAAGCTGAATGATCTGGAGGATTCTCTCACAGCTCACCCCTCTGAACAGAAAATTCAACAGCTTAAAAAACCACAGTCTGACCTTTGGGAGCAGTCTTTTCTTCATGAATCAATAGTGAGACAGAAATCTAGAAGTAAGTGGATCAAACAGGGTGATGGCAACACCTCTTACTTCCACAGAATTATTAACTTTAGCAGAAGAAGGAATGCCTTGAGGGGGCTGCATATTGATGGCAATTGGGTAGATAAACCTGCTGTGGTCAAGGCTGCAATTCTCCAGCACTTCCAAGCCAGATTTGCTGAACCTTCCTTGAACAGACCCAACCTAGATGGGGTTTCCCTTAATGTTCTATCCAATAATCAGAGAGAAATGATGGTGGAACCTTTTAAAGAGGAGGAGATTTCTAGTGCTGTGTAGGCTTGTGGGAGTGACAAAAGCCCAGGGCCCGATGGCTTCAATTTCAGGTTCTTAAAGCATTTTTGGAATGAATTGAAGCCTGAATTCCTAAGGTTTTTCTCAGAATTTTATGTGAATGCAGTTTTCCCTAAGGGTCTCAACTCATCATTCATTGCCCTTATCCCTAAGATTAAGGATCCCCAACTTATTAGTGATTTCAGACCTATATCCCTTATTGGCTGTGTTTACAAAATTATTGCGAAAGTCCTATCAAATAGGCTAAGCAAGGTCATGAATCACTTAATAGATGAAAGGCAACTAGCCGTTGTTAAGGGAAGACAATTGCTTCATGGGGTTTTGATTGCAAATGAGGTTGTAGAGGAAAGTCCAGAAGCTATATATGGGTGGTTTAAGTAATCAATTGCTTTATCGGGTGACACTGTACCTCCTGCAGCTAATGAAAGTCCAGAAGCTAATGGAAATTCGAAGAAACCAGATGAAATAGACATCCAAGAGGTAGAGTCTCAATGGGAATTAGCAAAAAGCATCAGAGTTCATACTGAGTTACAACAGCCAGCAGTCATCAGCAAGATAACAGAGATGGAAATCAGAGATAAGCAGGAGGTTGCAGAGATGGGAAAAAGACAAAgtggaaaaaatatattgattctATGGGATGCACTTAAGCAGATAAAACAACAAGACCCAGACTGTATATGGTGCTTTATGGGTGACTTCAACAATATAAGGCATCATTCTGAAAGAGAGGGTATATCACCTAGGGGAGCAGAAGCTAGTATTATCAATGATTTCAACGAATGGATTGCCTTTTCTACTGGGTTAGCTTGGGATTTCTTTTGGAGGGCAACACCAGAGGTGcttgtatttcttttaattcagTACCGCTTGTACTGCTTTGATtatcttaataatataatatattttatgccttccaaaaaaaaaaggaaatacctAATAGGACAAAGACATGACAATGATGCAGGTCAAAACAATGAAGTGGGAGGGGCCAATCTGGAGCTCCATAATCAGCAATATCAGGAGGCTATGAATATATGGTGCAAGGCAAGGCCACTGGGAGTCTCAGGAATGGAGGAACAA
This region includes:
- the LOC114381576 gene encoding uncharacterized protein LOC114381576, with product MEIDDIPCVGKPFTWVRPNGSCKSKLDRVLVSNDWLSKWPDSSQFNLERNYSDHRPILMNSKCTDWGPKPFRNLKHRLKTWSRDNCGDLGNKVKQTQKKLNDLEDSLTAHPSEQKIQQLKKPQSDLWEQSFLHESIVRQKSRSKWIKQGDGNTSYFHRIINFSRRRNALRGLHIDGNWVDKPAVVKAAILQHFQARFAEPSLNRPNLDGVSLNVLSNNQREMMVEPFKEEEISSAV